In Verrucomicrobiota bacterium, the following are encoded in one genomic region:
- the ybeY gene encoding rRNA maturation RNase YbeY, with protein sequence MHSLENEWVLGGAKVEIHLVDERESARIHEAFFSDLAATDVMTFPDPEVSEIIICPAVADSQKNLEGLGLHDEILTYIIHGLLHLCGWDDQDDESFLFMKNRQSEILSDVLSRIMP encoded by the coding sequence TTGCATTCGTTAGAGAATGAGTGGGTTCTAGGAGGGGCTAAAGTAGAAATTCATCTGGTTGATGAGAGAGAGAGTGCTAGGATACATGAGGCTTTTTTCTCTGACCTCGCAGCTACGGATGTTATGACATTTCCTGATCCTGAAGTGAGTGAGATCATTATTTGTCCAGCCGTAGCGGATTCTCAGAAAAACTTAGAAGGTCTTGGTCTTCATGATGAAATATTAACTTATATCATTCATGGGCTCTTGCATTTATGTGGTTGGGATGATCAAGATGATGAATCTTTTTTGTTCATGAAAAACCGCCAGTCAGAAATTCTTAGCGATGTTTTAAGTCGAATAATGCCATAG
- the purB gene encoding adenylosuccinate lyase, translating to MIERYSRPAMRAIWTEQAKLDHWLEIEVLACEGMAKYKKIPLRDAQIIRKRAGYDIRQVHKNEARTQHDVLAFLEDVAKHVGPAGRWIHQGLTSSDLLDTTLALQLTQAADILLEDLKILKKVIAKKARKTKRVPMIGRSHGIHAEPITYGLKMALMYEEFTRCESRLKEAREHIAVGQLSGAVGTHAHLDPRIETFVCKKLKLKPANLSTQIIQRDRHAHFMSTLALIACSIDRWATEFRHLQRTEVLEVEEFFAKGQKGSSAMPHKRNPIIGERLSGLARVLRGNALAAMENVALWHERDISHSSVERVICPDSTVLLDYMLAKLSGLVEKQLIYAKNMIKNLNITKGLYFSQSVLLALTEKGMGRQAAYEAVQKNAMSCWQELSGKTTLLDHLLEDKNIMKCISAEELKKVCSLEKHFAYVDTTFKKCGL from the coding sequence ATGATAGAAAGATACTCGCGTCCAGCCATGAGGGCTATCTGGACGGAACAAGCAAAGTTGGATCATTGGTTAGAAATTGAAGTGTTGGCCTGTGAAGGGATGGCGAAATATAAAAAAATTCCGTTGCGTGATGCTCAAATCATCCGCAAGAGAGCTGGATATGATATTCGTCAAGTGCACAAGAATGAAGCGCGCACGCAGCATGATGTCTTAGCATTTCTAGAGGATGTTGCGAAGCATGTGGGACCTGCTGGTCGGTGGATACACCAAGGGCTCACTTCATCGGATCTCTTAGACACTACCTTAGCTCTTCAGCTCACACAAGCGGCTGATATTTTATTAGAGGATTTGAAAATCCTTAAAAAAGTCATAGCTAAGAAAGCTAGAAAGACAAAACGTGTGCCCATGATTGGCCGCTCGCATGGCATTCATGCTGAGCCTATTACCTATGGCCTAAAAATGGCATTGATGTATGAGGAATTCACGAGATGTGAATCACGCTTAAAAGAAGCAAGAGAACATATTGCGGTAGGGCAGCTATCAGGTGCTGTAGGAACACACGCGCATCTAGATCCTCGTATTGAGACATTCGTTTGTAAAAAGCTCAAATTAAAGCCGGCGAACCTTTCTACTCAGATCATTCAAAGAGACCGGCATGCTCACTTTATGAGCACATTGGCTCTGATAGCGTGTAGCATAGATCGATGGGCAACGGAATTCAGGCATCTTCAGAGAACAGAGGTTCTTGAAGTAGAGGAGTTTTTTGCAAAGGGCCAAAAGGGAAGCAGTGCCATGCCTCATAAGAGAAATCCCATTATAGGGGAGCGTCTAAGTGGCTTAGCAAGAGTGCTTAGGGGTAATGCACTAGCAGCCATGGAGAATGTAGCGCTTTGGCATGAGCGAGATATTTCACATTCATCAGTAGAGCGTGTGATATGCCCGGATTCTACCGTTTTATTGGATTACATGCTGGCGAAGTTGTCTGGGCTTGTAGAAAAACAGTTGATCTACGCCAAGAATATGATCAAGAACCTAAATATTACGAAGGGCCTCTATTTTTCACAAAGTGTTCTATTGGCGCTTACTGAGAAGGGCATGGGGCGTCAGGCTGCTTATGAAGCTGTGCAAAAGAATGCGATGTCCTGTTGGCAGGAGCTTTCTGGAAAGACAACACTGTTGGATCATCTTCTTGAAGATAAAAACATTATGAAGTGTATTTCGGCAGAGGAATTGAAGAAGGTTTGCTCTCTAGAGAAACATTTTGCCTATGTTGATACTACTTTTAAAAAGTGTGGGCTTTGA
- a CDS encoding ATP-binding protein yields the protein MNLRIKVQGIRKRDQFAMKPPILNAIHNLPLSKKLIGLIFISTFLSLIVPVCVLVHRENQQLKKNTIDRYQDYALLFAPRLAPALHSKSNKLANSILNELSQIPDNRILNASVFDSALEPFARFGKELVEHPQIVQDSLTTNLHIEPTYVEIVQPIFYQQQQKGIIYLRVYYASNKENLSHYLYIAAAFFIAPLIICIMISPAVQIFITKPLTRLTQTARHITEKKDYSIRSPEYSTAEIGTLIHAFNTMLNQIEERGRSLESERKRAEDFSTELKKLNDTLESRIRERTLELEITNSDLEREIKERSIISAALKNSEKRFRGLIESTQIGVSITNEERQVEWANDAYCTMFGYQREELIQKSWELFIPQATQVKFKLIHEGLIEGTTDNSVGRYEMLKKDNSTITIDATGTPFKGNDQKSKIAWFVVDATTHEKAEKALRAALDQEKQLSELKDRFVSMVSHDLRTPLSVITFAADMLGNDLEILSQEERHEFINDIRKSTNNIKDLMEDVLLMGKMNAGKVEIENTEVHLEEFLNHAVREIELSHPNKARIHLNIANLADKANLDPKVFRQIIINLLSNAVKYSPELSIVVCDVKREDHELLISVTDNGIGIPEQDIEHLFTPFHRAQNVGHTVGTGLGLAIVKKSVELLDGTIHCQSALDEGTTFNISLPAFKKHRYQQRISKN from the coding sequence ATGAATCTGAGAATAAAAGTTCAGGGTATACGTAAGAGAGACCAGTTTGCTATGAAGCCTCCTATTCTGAACGCTATTCACAATCTACCACTTAGCAAGAAGCTGATCGGCCTAATTTTCATATCCACTTTCTTATCCCTGATTGTCCCCGTGTGTGTTTTAGTTCATAGAGAAAACCAACAACTAAAAAAAAATACTATAGATCGCTACCAAGATTATGCGTTATTATTTGCACCTAGATTGGCCCCTGCTTTGCATAGCAAAAGCAATAAGTTAGCGAACAGCATACTAAATGAGCTTTCGCAAATTCCTGATAACCGTATTTTGAATGCTAGTGTCTTTGACAGCGCTCTAGAACCATTTGCCAGGTTTGGCAAGGAGCTCGTTGAACATCCTCAAATTGTTCAAGACAGTCTAACTACTAACCTACATATCGAGCCAACCTACGTTGAAATCGTTCAGCCCATCTTCTACCAGCAACAACAAAAGGGCATAATCTATTTAAGAGTCTACTACGCGTCTAATAAAGAAAATCTATCTCACTATCTCTATATTGCGGCAGCTTTCTTTATTGCCCCGCTAATCATTTGCATCATGATCTCTCCAGCGGTTCAAATCTTTATTACAAAACCTCTTACCAGACTCACTCAAACTGCTCGGCATATTACTGAGAAAAAGGACTATTCGATTCGATCTCCAGAATACAGTACTGCTGAAATAGGAACCTTGATCCATGCATTCAACACCATGCTCAATCAGATTGAAGAGCGTGGAAGATCCTTAGAATCCGAAAGAAAAAGAGCTGAAGATTTCTCCACAGAACTAAAAAAACTCAACGACACACTAGAATCCCGCATACGGGAACGCACTTTGGAATTAGAAATCACTAATTCCGACCTTGAGCGTGAGATAAAGGAACGAAGTATTATATCCGCAGCTTTAAAAAACAGCGAAAAAAGATTCAGGGGGCTTATAGAAAGCACACAGATAGGCGTCAGCATCACAAACGAAGAACGCCAAGTTGAGTGGGCGAATGATGCTTACTGCACCATGTTCGGTTATCAGCGAGAAGAACTCATCCAAAAAAGCTGGGAATTATTTATACCTCAAGCCACCCAAGTGAAATTCAAATTAATCCATGAAGGACTCATCGAGGGAACTACTGACAACAGTGTTGGCCGATATGAGATGTTAAAGAAAGACAACTCTACTATTACCATTGATGCCACAGGCACACCGTTTAAAGGTAACGACCAAAAATCCAAAATTGCATGGTTTGTAGTTGATGCCACGACCCATGAAAAAGCTGAAAAAGCACTAAGAGCCGCACTTGACCAAGAGAAACAACTCAGCGAACTAAAAGATCGTTTTGTATCAATGGTATCACACGATCTCCGCACCCCATTGAGTGTCATTACCTTTGCAGCGGACATGCTGGGCAACGACCTGGAAATTCTTAGTCAAGAAGAGCGCCACGAATTTATAAATGACATTAGAAAATCCACAAACAATATTAAAGACCTCATGGAGGATGTTCTCCTTATGGGTAAGATGAATGCTGGCAAGGTCGAGATAGAAAACACAGAAGTTCACTTGGAAGAATTTCTAAACCACGCAGTTCGCGAGATTGAATTATCGCATCCCAACAAGGCCCGCATCCACTTAAATATAGCAAACCTTGCTGACAAAGCGAATTTAGATCCAAAGGTTTTTAGACAGATCATAATCAACTTACTTTCCAATGCCGTGAAATACTCCCCAGAACTGAGTATAGTCGTATGTGATGTTAAAAGAGAAGATCATGAGTTACTCATTTCTGTTACCGACAACGGGATAGGAATTCCAGAGCAAGACATTGAGCACCTGTTTACGCCCTTTCATCGAGCTCAAAACGTTGGTCATACTGTCGGCACAGGGCTCGGCCTGGCCATCGTCAAAAAAAGTGTCGAACTTCTAGATGGGACAATTCACTGCCAGAGCGCCCTAGACGAAGGAACTACTTTCAACATCTCTCTACCTGCGTTTAAAAAACACCGATATCAGCAAAGAATTTCCAAAAATTAA
- the purS gene encoding phosphoribosylformylglycinamidine synthase subunit PurS — protein sequence MIKATVTVMPKSTVLDPQGEAVCKAIHALGMGCVETVRIGKSIKLEIEGTNIEKTKSRLHEIGDSLLSNPVIEDYHIELELVSQSQ from the coding sequence ATGATAAAAGCAACGGTAACAGTAATGCCAAAGTCCACGGTACTAGATCCTCAAGGAGAAGCCGTTTGTAAGGCTATTCACGCTTTGGGTATGGGATGTGTGGAAACAGTGAGGATTGGAAAAAGCATTAAATTAGAGATAGAGGGGACAAATATTGAGAAGACCAAAAGTCGTCTTCATGAAATTGGTGATAGTCTTCTGTCAAATCCTGTGATTGAGGACTACCACATAGAATTAGAGCTTGTGAGTCAATCCCAGTAA
- the purQ gene encoding phosphoribosylformylglycinamidine synthase subunit PurQ — MAKFVIIQFPGSNCDQDCYHVLKDVMGQQVRYAWHKDSLIEADESIILPGGFSYGDYLRTGSIARFSPIMSSVIAAAKAGQPVLGICNGFQILCEAGLLPGALVRNRDLHFVCETALMRVEANDTLFTRKYQKGQHVRIPIAHGEGCYVASEQTIRHLNEYGQVLFRYVGAEGQAREKSNPNGSIANIAGICNSEGNVLGMMPHPERASESLLGSEDGKALFESMIRSAAR; from the coding sequence ATGGCTAAGTTTGTTATCATTCAGTTCCCCGGGTCTAACTGTGATCAAGATTGTTATCACGTTTTGAAGGATGTGATGGGTCAACAAGTGCGTTACGCCTGGCATAAGGATAGCCTGATCGAAGCGGATGAGAGCATCATTTTACCCGGTGGTTTCTCCTATGGGGATTACCTGAGGACAGGGTCTATAGCTCGCTTCTCTCCCATTATGAGTTCGGTTATTGCTGCGGCTAAGGCTGGACAGCCCGTTTTGGGAATCTGTAATGGTTTTCAAATTCTTTGTGAGGCGGGTTTATTACCAGGTGCATTGGTGCGCAACAGAGATTTGCATTTTGTTTGCGAAACTGCCTTAATGAGGGTCGAAGCGAACGACACACTTTTTACTCGTAAGTATCAAAAGGGACAGCATGTTAGGATCCCTATAGCACATGGAGAAGGTTGCTATGTTGCCTCAGAGCAAACGATTCGGCATCTTAATGAGTATGGTCAGGTCCTTTTTCGTTATGTAGGTGCCGAGGGCCAGGCCAGAGAGAAGTCTAATCCTAATGGCTCAATAGCTAATATAGCAGGGATTTGTAACAGCGAAGGCAATGTGTTAGGTATGATGCCTCACCCGGAACGTGCCTCTGAGTCCCTATTAGGGAGTGAAGATGGAAAAGCACTTTTCGAAAGTATGATTCGCAGCGCGGCGCGATAA
- the purL gene encoding phosphoribosylformylglycinamidine synthase subunit PurL, translated as MESKSLLPKACPDDPPITKELIEKHGITPEEYASIKKILGRVPTFTELGIFSVMWSEHCSYKNSKPELRKFPVDGPKVMVRAGEENAGVIDIGDGMAIAFKIESHNHPSAIEPFQGAATGVGGILRDIFTMGARPVANMNSLRFGLIKGDSEQAKTNRRLLSGVVGGIAHYGNCIGVPTIGGEVYFDESYNGNPLVNAFCLGTLKHDEIRRGAASGAGNPVFYVGAKTGRDGLAGAAFASRDLTEESKEDRPAVQVGDPFMEKLLLEACLELFEHPEAVVGVQDMGAAGLTCSTCETASRGDSGIEIDLAKVPQREAGMTPYETMLSESQERMLIIIKKGHEATVRDIFEKWDLDAAEIGVVTDTGCCVIKNHGVVVANIPAKPLADDAPIYYRDAKEPDDLHELQQLDFEKEVQEPLDLHQATLELLGASSIASKRWIYRQYDHMVQTNTVIIPGSDAAVIRVPTSNGKAKFLAMSVDCNGRYCALDPFEGAKAAFAESARNIAMSGGTPLAITDNLNFGNPHNPEVFWQLRQCVEGLAEGCTVFDAPVTGGNVSLYNQSPLGAIDPTPVVGIVGQIAQEEHITTSEFKRAGELIILIGGWGEEMGATSYLHEIHGLKRGLPPRVDLYKEKQFQGAILGAIRQGMVRSAHDISDGGLVVALAESALPGLIGVEIELSSKARADVTLFNETQGRAILSIQRKHKNHILKHFKKHNVDARVIGKTVVNQHLWLKFGGKKETSHLRWTLQELAAFYEKSTPKAMDS; from the coding sequence ATGGAATCCAAATCACTTTTGCCTAAAGCTTGTCCTGACGATCCTCCCATTACTAAGGAGCTTATTGAGAAACATGGAATTACTCCAGAGGAGTACGCGAGCATCAAAAAGATTCTAGGTCGGGTGCCGACGTTCACCGAGTTGGGTATTTTCTCAGTCATGTGGAGCGAGCACTGCTCCTACAAGAATTCAAAACCTGAGCTACGCAAATTCCCTGTGGATGGGCCAAAGGTTATGGTCCGAGCTGGTGAAGAAAATGCAGGAGTGATTGATATAGGCGATGGTATGGCAATAGCATTTAAGATCGAGTCACACAACCATCCCAGCGCTATAGAACCCTTTCAAGGAGCTGCTACTGGTGTAGGGGGTATTTTGCGGGATATTTTTACCATGGGTGCTAGACCTGTTGCCAACATGAATTCCCTGCGTTTCGGGCTTATAAAAGGAGATAGTGAACAAGCTAAAACAAATAGACGATTGTTATCAGGTGTAGTCGGAGGAATTGCTCACTATGGGAACTGTATAGGAGTGCCGACCATTGGTGGGGAAGTTTATTTCGATGAGAGCTATAATGGTAACCCACTGGTCAACGCATTTTGTTTAGGTACACTCAAGCATGATGAGATTCGGCGTGGTGCAGCTAGTGGAGCTGGTAATCCAGTCTTTTATGTTGGAGCTAAGACAGGCCGAGACGGGTTAGCAGGCGCGGCTTTTGCCTCACGTGACTTAACAGAGGAGTCCAAAGAAGACAGGCCAGCAGTTCAAGTGGGTGATCCATTTATGGAAAAGCTCTTACTAGAAGCTTGCCTAGAATTATTTGAGCATCCGGAAGCGGTGGTTGGGGTACAGGATATGGGGGCCGCAGGTCTGACTTGCTCGACATGTGAGACAGCAAGCCGTGGGGATTCTGGGATAGAGATTGATTTGGCCAAAGTTCCACAACGTGAAGCTGGCATGACTCCTTATGAAACAATGCTTTCAGAATCTCAAGAGCGCATGCTGATTATTATTAAAAAAGGTCATGAGGCAACAGTGCGTGACATCTTTGAAAAATGGGATCTAGATGCTGCTGAGATTGGGGTAGTGACAGATACCGGGTGTTGTGTGATTAAGAATCATGGGGTAGTTGTAGCAAATATTCCGGCAAAACCTTTAGCAGATGATGCGCCTATTTATTATCGTGATGCTAAAGAGCCTGATGATTTGCACGAACTGCAGCAGCTGGACTTTGAGAAAGAGGTTCAGGAACCTTTGGATTTACATCAGGCTACCCTAGAGCTTTTAGGTGCGAGTTCTATTGCTTCCAAAAGATGGATTTACAGGCAGTACGATCACATGGTCCAAACAAATACGGTGATCATACCGGGTTCGGATGCTGCAGTGATTCGAGTGCCTACTTCCAATGGCAAGGCTAAGTTCCTGGCAATGAGTGTGGATTGTAACGGGCGCTATTGTGCACTTGATCCATTCGAGGGAGCTAAAGCGGCTTTTGCGGAGTCAGCCAGAAATATAGCTATGAGTGGAGGCACGCCTCTAGCCATTACAGACAATTTGAATTTTGGTAATCCGCATAATCCTGAAGTCTTTTGGCAGTTGCGACAGTGTGTAGAAGGTCTGGCGGAGGGTTGCACAGTATTTGATGCTCCTGTGACCGGTGGGAATGTAAGTCTATACAACCAGTCTCCATTAGGAGCCATTGACCCAACGCCAGTAGTAGGTATTGTAGGTCAAATTGCTCAAGAAGAGCATATTACAACAAGCGAATTTAAAAGGGCAGGCGAACTTATTATATTGATTGGTGGTTGGGGAGAGGAGATGGGTGCGACATCCTATTTGCATGAAATTCATGGTCTTAAAAGAGGACTGCCTCCTCGGGTGGATTTATATAAAGAAAAGCAATTTCAAGGTGCAATTCTAGGTGCTATTCGACAAGGCATGGTTCGAAGTGCACATGATATAAGTGATGGAGGTTTAGTTGTCGCCCTGGCAGAAAGTGCATTGCCAGGCTTGATCGGTGTAGAGATTGAGCTTTCCAGCAAAGCGCGCGCGGATGTTACTTTATTCAATGAAACCCAGGGTCGAGCGATATTGTCTATTCAGCGCAAGCACAAGAATCATATCTTAAAACACTTTAAAAAGCATAATGTAGACGCTCGAGTTATTGGTAAAACAGTTGTAAATCAACATTTATGGCTGAAGTTTGGTGGTAAGAAAGAGACTTCTCACTTGCGCTGGACACTGCAAGAGCTAGCTGCATTTTATGAAAAAAGCACGCCTAAGGCTATGGATTCTTGA
- a CDS encoding zinc-binding alcohol dehydrogenase family protein translates to MKAIGYKRTGPITTPGLFIEFKADEPSMGPYDLLVQVLGVSVNPVDTKVRVRPELGPKEGQTKIIGYDAAGIVKKIGDGVSLFKPGDEVFYSGDLTRPGTNAEFHAVDERIVGKKPQSLEFAEASGLPLTSITAWEILFDSYGIKEGHGEGDTLLIVGAAGGVGSILIQLAKKLTGLKVVASASRPETIEWVIKMGADHVINHHKSLVSQMKALRLEPRYVASINGTAGHFPAIVELIQPRGHIALIDDPKNLEINIIKPKALSFSWEFMFTRSMFQTVDMIKQHELLNRVSELIDDGVLISTMKENLGTLNAETLREAHIQQESGKVVGKNVLEGI, encoded by the coding sequence ATGAAAGCAATTGGTTACAAAAGGACGGGTCCGATTACGACTCCTGGTTTGTTTATTGAGTTTAAGGCAGACGAACCAAGCATGGGGCCTTATGATTTGCTTGTGCAGGTTCTCGGTGTTTCAGTGAACCCAGTGGATACCAAAGTGCGTGTTAGACCAGAATTAGGTCCCAAAGAAGGACAAACTAAAATTATTGGCTATGATGCTGCAGGGATAGTCAAAAAGATTGGGGATGGGGTCTCTTTATTTAAGCCGGGTGATGAAGTTTTTTATTCCGGTGATTTAACTCGACCTGGAACAAATGCGGAATTCCACGCTGTAGACGAGAGAATAGTCGGCAAAAAGCCTCAATCCTTAGAGTTTGCGGAAGCTTCAGGGCTACCTCTAACCTCTATTACCGCTTGGGAAATACTCTTTGACTCGTATGGAATCAAGGAAGGGCATGGTGAAGGGGATACTTTGCTTATAGTGGGTGCCGCAGGAGGTGTGGGATCCATACTCATTCAATTAGCCAAGAAGCTAACAGGTCTAAAAGTGGTGGCTAGTGCATCGCGCCCTGAGACAATAGAATGGGTAATTAAAATGGGTGCCGATCATGTGATCAATCATCACAAATCTTTAGTTAGTCAAATGAAAGCGCTTCGTTTAGAGCCGCGTTACGTTGCTTCCATTAATGGGACGGCGGGTCATTTTCCTGCGATTGTAGAGTTAATACAACCTAGAGGTCATATTGCTTTGATTGATGACCCGAAAAATTTGGAAATAAATATCATAAAGCCTAAGGCGTTAAGTTTTAGTTGGGAGTTTATGTTCACTCGTTCTATGTTTCAAACCGTTGATATGATAAAACAGCATGAGCTATTGAACCGGGTTTCCGAGCTTATTGATGATGGCGTTCTGATTTCGACCATGAAGGAAAATCTCGGAACGTTAAATGCTGAAACGCTTAGAGAAGCTCATATCCAACAAGAAAGTGGTAAAGTGGTAGGTAAAAATGTTTTGGAGGGTATTTGA